In one window of Arachis ipaensis cultivar K30076 chromosome B06, Araip1.1, whole genome shotgun sequence DNA:
- the LOC107645663 gene encoding putative GTP diphosphokinase RSH1, chloroplastic isoform X1, translated as MASASSMSVSLECVNVCKQWRWEGGGRYDCNLLSCAWKAPRVLTGFLASTAHPHQSSSMSRQRNGRRNRYNFECKAFSIVSSHPDGALDIILLEGFSKSILSQVASRRWQLRSSSAFSLDTANDVTPESLWEDLKPAISYLSPKELELVHNALMLAFEAHDGQKRRSGEPFIIHPVEVARILGELELDWESVVAGLLHDTVEDTNLVTFEKIEDEFGATVRHIVEGETKVSKLGKLKYKNENDSVQDVKAEDLRQMFLAMTEEVRVIIVKLADRLHNMRTLSHMPPHKQASIAMETLQVFAPLAKLLGMYQIKSELENLSFMYTNAEDYAKVKRRVADLYKEHEKELMEANKILVKKIQDDQFLDLLTIKTEVRAVCKEPYSVYKAVLKSKGSINEINQIAQLRIIIKPKPCLGVGPLCNAQQICYHVLGLVHGIWTPIPRSVKDYIATPKPNGYQSLHTTVIPFLYESMFRLEVQIRTEEMDLIAERGIAAHYSGREFITGLVGSALPNSKSARGKTVCLNNANIALRIGWLNAIREWQEEFVGNMSSREFVDTITRDLLGSRVFVFTPRGEIKNLPQGATVIDYAYMIHTEIGNKMVAAKVNGNLVSPARVLANAEVVEIITYNALSSKSAFQRHKQWLQHAKTRSARHKIMKFLREQAARSASDITTEAVNDFVTDSEGESESEELSHGSNGCRPTWGKMFVNGVEITTPERNRLLPQSKNGSVWSPKVNGKHNKHVHHVSLNGKEQMLNEGNNLAKIIQATVPRYKEVLPGLESWQAQKIATWHNIEGHSIQWLCVVCIDRRGMMAEVTTALATAGIAICSCMAEIDGGRGMGVMLFHIEGNLENLVNACSMVDHILGVLGWSTGCSWPSLVEDNAVLEC; from the exons ATGGCATCTGCTTCTTCCATGTCAG TTTCTTTAGAATGTGTGAATGTGTGCAAGCAGTGGAGATGGGAAGGGGGTGGAAGATATGATTGTAATCTTCTGTCGTGTGCCTGGAAAGCTCCAAGGGTCCTTACTGGATTTCTTGCGAGCACGGCTCATCCTCATCAGTCTTCGTCCATGTCCCGGCAGCGAAATGGGAGAAGGAACCGGTATAATTTT GAATGCAAAGCCTTTAGTATAGTTAGTTCACATCCAGACGGAGCGCTTGATATCATACTTCTTGAAGGATTCTCTAAATCTATCTTGTCTCAAGTTGCTAGTAGAAGATGGCAGTTACGTAGTTCGTCAGCCTTCTCATTGGATACTGCCAATGATGTTACCCCTGAAAGTTTGTGGGAG GATCTTAAACCTGCGATCTCATACCTATCCCCTAAAGAACTAGAATTAGTTCATAATGCCCTTATG TTGGCGTTTGAAGCTCATGATGGTCAGAAAAGACGCAGTGGTGAACCTTTCATCATTCATCCAGTTGAGGTTGCACGTATTCTTGGAGAACTT GAACTTGACTGGGAATCGGTGGTAGCTGGGTTACTTCATGACACAGTTGAGGATACAAATCTTGTTACTTTTGAAAAGATTGAGGATGAGTTTGGTGCTACTGTACGCCACATTGTGGAAGGAGAAACCAAG GTGTCAAAGCTAGGAAAATTGAAGTATAAGAATGAAAATGATTCTGTTCAAGACGTAAAAGCAGAGGATCTTCGGCAAATGTTTCTAGCCATGACAGAGGAG GTTCGGGTTATTATTGTCAAATTAGCAGACCGGTTACATAACATGCGCACTCTATCTCATATGCCTCCACATAAACAG GCTAGCATTGCAATGGAGACATTACAGGTTTTTGCCCCCTTGGCAAAGTTGCTTGGGATGTATCAAATTAAG TCGGAACTAGAAAATCTTTCATTTATGTACACAAATGCTGAAGATTATGCTAAAGTCAAGAGGAGAGTTGCTGACCTATACAAAGAACATGAGAAAGAACTTATGGAG GCAAACAAAATATTGGTGAAGAAAATCCAAGACGATCAGTTCTTGGACCTTCTGACTATTAAGACAGAAGTCCGTGCGGTGTGCAAAGAGCCTTACAG TGTCTATAAGGCTGTTCTCAAATCAAAGGGATCAATCAATGAGATTAACCAAATTGCACAG CTTCGTATCATCATTAAACCAAAGCCATGCCTTGGGGTTGGTCCTTTATGCAATGCACAGCAG ATTTGCTATCATGTTCTGGGTTTGGTCCATGGAATCTGGACCCCTATTCCTAGATCT GTGAAGGATTACATTGCAACCCCAAAACCCAATGGCTACCAGAGTCTTCATACAACTGTGATTCCGTTTTTGTATGAGAGCATGTTTAGGCTAGAAGTCCAG ATTAGAACAGAAGAAATGGATTTGATAGCTGAAAGGGGCATTGCTGCTCATTATAGTGGGAGAGAATTTATCACTGGCTTGGTTGGAAGTGCATTGCCTAATAGTAAAAGTGCAAGAGGGAAGACTGTGTGTCTTAATAATGCCAACATTGCACTCAGA ATTGGCTGGCTCAATGCAATTAGAGAGTGGCAAGAAGAGTTTGTTGGCAACATGAGTTCCAGGGAGTTTGTAGACACAATTACAAGAGATCTGTTGGGAAGTCGTGTCTTTGTGTTTACACCCAGGGGAGAG ATTAAAAATCTTCCTCAAGGTGCTACTGTCATTGACTATGCTTATATGATACACACTGAAATTGGTAACAAGATGGTAGCTGCAAAG GTCAATGGTAATCTTGTTTCTCCTGCACGTGTACTTGCAAATGCAGAAGTAGTGGAGATAATCACATATAAT GCACTTTCCAGCAAATCAGCTTTTCAGAGGCATAAGCAATGGTTGCAACATGCTAAAACCCGTAGTGCAAGGCACAAAATAATGAAG TTCCTTAGGGAGCAAGCCGCACGTTCTGCTTCTGACATCACAACGGAAGCAGTCAATGACTTTGTCACTGATTCTGAAGGAGAAAGTGAATCTGAAGAACTGTCACATGGTTCAAATGGTTGTAGACCAACGTGGGGAAAAATGTTTGTGAATGGAGTGGAAATAACAACTCCAGAAAGGAATCGGCTTCTCCCCCAAAgtaagaatggaagtgtttggtcCCCCAAGGTAAACGGAAAACATAACAAGCACGTGCATCATGTAAGCTTGAATGGCAAAGAACAGATGTTGAATGAGGGAAACAATTTGGCCAAGATAATTCAAGCTACCGTTCCAAGATATAAGGAAGTCCTGCCAGGTTTAGAAAGTTGGCAAGCTCAGAAAATTGCTACTTGGCACAATATTGAGGGGCACTCCATCCAATGGTTGTGTGTGGTATGCATAGACCGAAGAG GCATGATGGCCGAGGTCACAACAGCATTGGCCACAGCAGGCATAGCCATATGTTCTTGTATG GCTGAGATTGATGGAGGAAGAGGAATGGGTGTCATGTTATTTCACATAGAAGGAAACTTGGAAAACTTG GTGAATGCTTGCTCTATGGTGGATCATATATTAGGCGTTTTAGGGTGGTCTACCGGTTGCAGCTGGCCGAGCTTGGTGGAAGACAATGCTGTTCTCGAGTGCTAG
- the LOC107645662 gene encoding sucrose synthase 2: MPNQPKLGRVPSIRDRVQDTLSAHRNELVSLLSRYVAQGKGILQPHSLIDELENILGEDQSTVELKNGPFGEIIKSAQEAIVLPPFVAIAVRPRPGVWEYVRVNIFELSVEQLSVSEYLSFKEELVDGQINDNFVLELDFEPFNASFPRPTRSSSIGNGVQFLNRHLSSSMFRNKDSLEPLLEFLRVHKYKGHALMLNDRIQSISKLQSALAKAEEYLSKLAPETLYSEFEYVLQGMGFERGWGDTAERVLENMHLLLDILQAPDPSILETFLGRVPMVFNVVILSPHGYFGQANVLGLPDTGGQVVYILDQVRALENEMLLRIQKQGLDFTPRILIVTRLIPDAKGTTCNQRLERVSGTEYTHILRVPFRSDKGTLKKWISRFDVWPYLETYAEDVASEIAAELQGYPDFIIGNYSDGNLVASLLAYKMGVTQCTIAHALEKTKYPDSDIYWKKFEDKYHFSCQFTADLIAMNNADFIITSTYQEIAGTKNTVGQYESHTAFTLPGLYRVVHGIDVFDPKFNIVSPGADMSIYFPYSDKQKRLTSLHGSIEKLLFDPEQTDEHIGTLKDKSKPIIFSMARLDRVKNISGLVESFAKNNKLRELVNLVVVAGYIDVKKSRDREEISEIEKMHGLIKEYNLDGDFRWIAAQTNRARNGELYRYIADTKGVFVQPAFYEAFGLTVVEAMTCGLPTFATCHGGPAEIIEHGVSGFHIDPYHPDQVSEILLGFFQKCNEDPSHWNKISDGGLQRIYERYTWKIYSERLMTLAGVYSFWKHVSKLERRETRRYLEMFYILKFRDLVNSVPLAKDDDAN; encoded by the exons ATGCCGAATCAACCTAAGCTCGGTCGAGTTCCCAGCATCAGAGACAGAGTTCAAGACACTCTCTCTGCTCACCGCAACGAACTCGTTTCTCTCCTCTCCAG GTATGTGGCTCAGGGGAAAGGGATTTTGCAACCTCATAGTTTGATCGATGAGCTTGAAAATATCCTTGGTGAGGATCAATCTACAGTGGAGCTTAAAAATGGTCCCTTTGGCGAAATCATCAAGTCTGCACAG GAAGCCATAGTTTTGCCTCCCTTTGTGGCCATAGCAGTTCGTCCAAGACCTGGTGTGTGGGAATATGTCCGTGTTAATATATTTGAACTCAGTGTGGAGCAATTGAGTGTTTCTGAATATCTCAGCTTCAAGGAAGAACTTGTAGATGGACA GATTAACGATAATTTTGTGCTGGAGCTTGATTTTGAACCATTTAATGCATCATTTCCACGCCCCACTCGTTCATCATCCATTGGCAATGGTGTCCAATTTCTCAATCGCCACCTTTCTTCAAGTATGTTTCGCAACAAAGATTCCTTGGAGCCCTTGCTTGAATTCCTACGTGTTCACAAGTATAAAGGCCAT GCACTGATGTTAAATGACCGTATACAAAGCATTTCCAAACTTCAATCTGCTCTGGCCAAGGCTGAGGAGTATCTTTCTAAGCTTGCACCTGAAACACTTTATTCCGAGTTTGAATATGT GTTACAAGGAATGGGTTTTGAGAGGGGTTGGGGTGACACTGCTGAACGTGTATTAGAGAACATGCATTTGCTATTGGATATTCTCCAGGCTCCTGATCCTTCTATACTAGAGACTTTTCTTGGGAGAGTGCCTATGGTGTTTAATGTTGTTATATTATCTCCTCATGGCTACTTTGGCCAAGCCAATGTCCTGGGTTTGCCTGACACGGGAGGACAG GTTGTTTATATACTAGATCAAGTCCGTGCCCTTGAGAATGAGATGCTCCTTCGGATCCAGAAGCAAGGACTTGATTTTACTCCTAGAATTTTGATT GTTACCAGGTTGATACCTGATGCAAAGGGTACAACATGCAACCAGCGGCTAGAAAGAGTCAGTGGTACTGAGTACACTCATATTTTGCGAGTTCCATTCAGATCTGATAAAGGAACCCTCAAGAAATGGATCTCGAGGTTTGATGTCTGGCCATATCTTGAGACTTATGCAGAG GATGTTGCCAGTGAAATTGCTGCTGAGTTACAAGGTTATCCAGATTTCATCATTGGAAACTACAGTGATGGGAACCTTGTTGCATCTTTATTGGCTTATAAGATGGGAGTTACCCAG TGCACAATTGCGCATGCGCTGGAGAAGACAAAATATCCAGATTCAGATATATATTGGAAGAAATTTGAGGATAAATATCATTTTTCATGTCAGTTCACTGCTGACTTAATAGCTATGAATAATGCAGATTTTATCATCACTAGTACATACCAAGAGATTGCGGGGAC GAAGAATACTGTTGGCCAGTATGAGAGCCACACTGCTTTTACTCTTCCTGGACTCTATAGGGTTGTCCATGGCATTGATGTGTTTGATCCCAAGTTCAATATTGTCTCTCCTGGAGCAGACATGTCAATCTATTTCCCCTACTCCGACAAACAGAAAAGATTAACATCTCTGCATGGTTCCATTGAAAAGCTATTATTTGATCCTGAGCAGACTGATGAGCACAT TGGCACGCTGAAAGACAAGTCAAAGCCTATAATCTTCTCCATGGCAAGGCTAGACAGAGTAAAAAACATCTCTGGCTTGGTAGAAAGCTTTGCTAAGAACAACAAATTGAGGGAATTGGTGAACCTTGTGGTGGTTGCTGGTTATATTGATGTGAAAAAGTCAAGGGACAGAGAAGAAATATCAGAAATTGAGAAGATGCATGGTCTCATAAAAGAGTACAATCTCGATGGTGATTTTCGGTGGATTGCTGCCCAAACAAATAGAGCACGTAATGGTGAGCTGTATCGTTACATAGCGGACACAAAAGGTGTTTTCGTTCAG CCTGCTTTCTATGAAGCTTTTGGTCTTACAGTTGTGGAGGCCATGACTTGTGGCCTTCCCACATTTGCTACCTGCCATGGTGGTCCTGCTGAGATCATCGAACATGGTGTATCAGGATTCCATATTGATCCTTATCACCCTGACCAAGTTTCTGAGATTTTGCTTGGATTCTTCCAAAAATGCAATGAAGATCCAAGCCATTGGAATAAAATATCTGATGGTGGTCTTCAAAGAATTTATGAAAG GTACACATGGAAGATATATTCTGAAAGGCTTATGACCTTGGCTGGAGTTTATAGTTTCTGGAAACACGTCTCCAAATTAGAAAGGC
- the LOC107645663 gene encoding putative GTP diphosphokinase RSH1, chloroplastic isoform X2 — translation MLAFEAHDGQKRRSGEPFIIHPVEVARILGELELDWESVVAGLLHDTVEDTNLVTFEKIEDEFGATVRHIVEGETKVSKLGKLKYKNENDSVQDVKAEDLRQMFLAMTEEVRVIIVKLADRLHNMRTLSHMPPHKQASIAMETLQVFAPLAKLLGMYQIKSELENLSFMYTNAEDYAKVKRRVADLYKEHEKELMEANKILVKKIQDDQFLDLLTIKTEVRAVCKEPYSVYKAVLKSKGSINEINQIAQLRIIIKPKPCLGVGPLCNAQQICYHVLGLVHGIWTPIPRSVKDYIATPKPNGYQSLHTTVIPFLYESMFRLEVQIRTEEMDLIAERGIAAHYSGREFITGLVGSALPNSKSARGKTVCLNNANIALRIGWLNAIREWQEEFVGNMSSREFVDTITRDLLGSRVFVFTPRGEIKNLPQGATVIDYAYMIHTEIGNKMVAAKVNGNLVSPARVLANAEVVEIITYNALSSKSAFQRHKQWLQHAKTRSARHKIMKFLREQAARSASDITTEAVNDFVTDSEGESESEELSHGSNGCRPTWGKMFVNGVEITTPERNRLLPQSKNGSVWSPKVNGKHNKHVHHVSLNGKEQMLNEGNNLAKIIQATVPRYKEVLPGLESWQAQKIATWHNIEGHSIQWLCVVCIDRRGMMAEVTTALATAGIAICSCMAEIDGGRGMGVMLFHIEGNLENLVNACSMVDHILGVLGWSTGCSWPSLVEDNAVLEC, via the exons ATG TTGGCGTTTGAAGCTCATGATGGTCAGAAAAGACGCAGTGGTGAACCTTTCATCATTCATCCAGTTGAGGTTGCACGTATTCTTGGAGAACTT GAACTTGACTGGGAATCGGTGGTAGCTGGGTTACTTCATGACACAGTTGAGGATACAAATCTTGTTACTTTTGAAAAGATTGAGGATGAGTTTGGTGCTACTGTACGCCACATTGTGGAAGGAGAAACCAAG GTGTCAAAGCTAGGAAAATTGAAGTATAAGAATGAAAATGATTCTGTTCAAGACGTAAAAGCAGAGGATCTTCGGCAAATGTTTCTAGCCATGACAGAGGAG GTTCGGGTTATTATTGTCAAATTAGCAGACCGGTTACATAACATGCGCACTCTATCTCATATGCCTCCACATAAACAG GCTAGCATTGCAATGGAGACATTACAGGTTTTTGCCCCCTTGGCAAAGTTGCTTGGGATGTATCAAATTAAG TCGGAACTAGAAAATCTTTCATTTATGTACACAAATGCTGAAGATTATGCTAAAGTCAAGAGGAGAGTTGCTGACCTATACAAAGAACATGAGAAAGAACTTATGGAG GCAAACAAAATATTGGTGAAGAAAATCCAAGACGATCAGTTCTTGGACCTTCTGACTATTAAGACAGAAGTCCGTGCGGTGTGCAAAGAGCCTTACAG TGTCTATAAGGCTGTTCTCAAATCAAAGGGATCAATCAATGAGATTAACCAAATTGCACAG CTTCGTATCATCATTAAACCAAAGCCATGCCTTGGGGTTGGTCCTTTATGCAATGCACAGCAG ATTTGCTATCATGTTCTGGGTTTGGTCCATGGAATCTGGACCCCTATTCCTAGATCT GTGAAGGATTACATTGCAACCCCAAAACCCAATGGCTACCAGAGTCTTCATACAACTGTGATTCCGTTTTTGTATGAGAGCATGTTTAGGCTAGAAGTCCAG ATTAGAACAGAAGAAATGGATTTGATAGCTGAAAGGGGCATTGCTGCTCATTATAGTGGGAGAGAATTTATCACTGGCTTGGTTGGAAGTGCATTGCCTAATAGTAAAAGTGCAAGAGGGAAGACTGTGTGTCTTAATAATGCCAACATTGCACTCAGA ATTGGCTGGCTCAATGCAATTAGAGAGTGGCAAGAAGAGTTTGTTGGCAACATGAGTTCCAGGGAGTTTGTAGACACAATTACAAGAGATCTGTTGGGAAGTCGTGTCTTTGTGTTTACACCCAGGGGAGAG ATTAAAAATCTTCCTCAAGGTGCTACTGTCATTGACTATGCTTATATGATACACACTGAAATTGGTAACAAGATGGTAGCTGCAAAG GTCAATGGTAATCTTGTTTCTCCTGCACGTGTACTTGCAAATGCAGAAGTAGTGGAGATAATCACATATAAT GCACTTTCCAGCAAATCAGCTTTTCAGAGGCATAAGCAATGGTTGCAACATGCTAAAACCCGTAGTGCAAGGCACAAAATAATGAAG TTCCTTAGGGAGCAAGCCGCACGTTCTGCTTCTGACATCACAACGGAAGCAGTCAATGACTTTGTCACTGATTCTGAAGGAGAAAGTGAATCTGAAGAACTGTCACATGGTTCAAATGGTTGTAGACCAACGTGGGGAAAAATGTTTGTGAATGGAGTGGAAATAACAACTCCAGAAAGGAATCGGCTTCTCCCCCAAAgtaagaatggaagtgtttggtcCCCCAAGGTAAACGGAAAACATAACAAGCACGTGCATCATGTAAGCTTGAATGGCAAAGAACAGATGTTGAATGAGGGAAACAATTTGGCCAAGATAATTCAAGCTACCGTTCCAAGATATAAGGAAGTCCTGCCAGGTTTAGAAAGTTGGCAAGCTCAGAAAATTGCTACTTGGCACAATATTGAGGGGCACTCCATCCAATGGTTGTGTGTGGTATGCATAGACCGAAGAG GCATGATGGCCGAGGTCACAACAGCATTGGCCACAGCAGGCATAGCCATATGTTCTTGTATG GCTGAGATTGATGGAGGAAGAGGAATGGGTGTCATGTTATTTCACATAGAAGGAAACTTGGAAAACTTG GTGAATGCTTGCTCTATGGTGGATCATATATTAGGCGTTTTAGGGTGGTCTACCGGTTGCAGCTGGCCGAGCTTGGTGGAAGACAATGCTGTTCTCGAGTGCTAG